Proteins co-encoded in one Candidatus Eisenbacteria bacterium genomic window:
- a CDS encoding acyl-CoA dehydrogenase family protein: MDPILTEEQLAIRDLARTIAEEKVKPVRAKYDEAGTFPWDIVKELAKVDLFRVFIPAQYEGMVESGYGITNMCLATEELSKACAGIALAFAGTALGTFPILLFGSDAQKQKYLPQIASGSRLAAFGLTEPMAGSDAGAQRTTARKDGDDYVLNGTKVFITNGGEADIYTTVALTDPKKGARGASCFIIEKGTPGFTFGKTEHKMGIRASATRELVFEDARVPKENLLGREGQGFVVAMKTFDVSRPGVAAQALGIAEGALEEALRYAHQRKQFGQSIVNFQGLQWMLADMATQVEAAKALIYSVAARVDAGDMRDVGSLSAMAKMYASDVAMKVTTDAVQILGGYGYMSDYPVEKMMRDAKITQIYEGTNQIQRNVIGSWLAKEAARLAR; this comes from the coding sequence GTGGATCCCATTCTCACCGAAGAGCAGCTCGCGATCCGGGACCTGGCGCGCACCATCGCCGAAGAGAAGGTCAAACCGGTCCGGGCGAAGTATGACGAGGCGGGCACCTTCCCCTGGGACATCGTGAAGGAGCTGGCGAAGGTGGACCTGTTCCGCGTGTTCATCCCCGCCCAATACGAGGGCATGGTCGAGAGCGGCTACGGCATCACCAACATGTGCCTGGCCACCGAGGAGCTGTCCAAGGCCTGCGCGGGCATCGCGCTGGCCTTCGCCGGCACCGCGCTGGGCACCTTCCCGATCCTGCTGTTCGGCTCCGACGCGCAGAAGCAGAAATACCTCCCCCAGATCGCCTCCGGGAGCCGGCTGGCGGCGTTCGGGCTGACCGAGCCCATGGCCGGCTCCGACGCCGGCGCCCAGCGCACCACCGCGCGCAAGGACGGTGACGACTACGTGCTCAACGGCACCAAGGTCTTCATCACCAACGGGGGGGAGGCCGACATCTACACCACCGTGGCGCTGACCGACCCCAAGAAGGGTGCGCGCGGAGCGTCGTGTTTCATCATCGAGAAGGGCACGCCGGGGTTCACCTTCGGGAAGACGGAGCACAAGATGGGCATCCGCGCGTCCGCCACGCGCGAACTGGTCTTCGAGGACGCCCGCGTGCCGAAGGAGAATCTCCTGGGGCGCGAGGGCCAGGGCTTCGTGGTGGCCATGAAGACCTTCGATGTCTCGCGGCCCGGCGTGGCCGCTCAGGCGCTCGGGATCGCCGAGGGGGCGCTGGAGGAGGCGCTGCGCTACGCGCACCAGCGCAAGCAGTTCGGGCAGAGCATCGTGAACTTCCAGGGTCTGCAGTGGATGCTGGCCGACATGGCCACGCAGGTCGAGGCGGCCAAGGCCCTGATCTACTCCGTCGCCGCCCGCGTGGACGCCGGGGACATGCGGGACGTCGGCTCCCTCTCCGCGATGGCCAAGATGTACGCCAGCGACGTGGCCATGAAGGTCACCACCGACGCGGTGCAGATCCTGGGTGGCTACGGCTACATGAGCGACTACCCGGTGGAGAAGATGATGCGCGACGCCAAGATCACCCAGATCTACGAAGGCACCAACCAGATCCAGCGCAACGTGATCGGCTCGTGGCTGGCAAAGGAGGCGGCGCGGCTGGCGCGGTGA